The genome window ATAATACAATCAATATAGCAAAAAACAATAGTAAAAATATATCCTGATTATCTAAATGCCTCCAAAAGCTAGAGTCAGATTCTAATTTTAGGACGGTAGTAGCGATATCTGCTAACTCAGGAGCATATTATTATTTATCTTTATTCGTTAGATCAAGGAATCCTTAAAGAATAAGGCTCGTATTAAGTAAGGGAAATGAAAACGCCCGAATTTCTATTTCTCCTTTTGAGGTGGGTGCGAGAGCTAGTTAATCGGTCACGCCTCAAAAGCTGAAATTAGAAATGATAGCCAATGACGAGTTTAATGGATATCCTCAAGGAATCTGGTTTGCATATAAACTTTACAAAATTTTTTTAAACAGCTGTATTAGGATAGATCAATTTTAACAGTTGCTACAGGAGAGGAGTATTTTATTTACTGACCATGCTGTTGAACATATAGTTTTTAAGTATACTAAATCATTTGTACAAACTGGTGGGGATATCCCTCTTGTTATGGAATCAATTAGTCTGATATATTACTCTACATAAATGCGACTAGGGAAAGCTAAGACTTGCTGGAGACCGACTATTTTTAGTTAGATAAGTTTTTTTATATCATTAATCACCTGTAAATGCATGCCTTCGTGAAAAATCGTACGAACCAGCACTTGTTCGATTGTATGCATGCCCATATCAATTGGTGGATATTCTTTTTCGAGAATAGCTCCATATTTCTCTAATATTGCTTGTGGTTGTGATTGCAAAAGTACTTTTAATTCCGTAAAAGAAGGTGTCTCCACTGTAAAGTTGGCTGGCGTAGTACCGAAACCAAACCATTGATTGAATTGTTTTGAGATAGCAGTGGGTACTTTAGTCAATGCCTCAATCCATAATAACTGGTCAACGTATAGGTGACCAAGATTCCAGCGGATATTATTCCTAAAGCCCGCTGGAATGATTTCTGCTTGTTCTTCTGTCACCAATTCAACAGTCCCTAAAAGTTCCTTTCGATAGGTTTCTAATTGTTTAAGCAAAACTTCCTGACGTGGTTTCATTTTATCCACTCCCTAAACATTAATTTACTCTAAACATTCGCTGTATTTTTGTTTTTTCCTGCACTGGAAGAATAGAGATTTGTCTAGCGGAAATACTAGAAAAAACAGAATTACAGTTAGGAGAAGAACAATGCCTCGCAAGGATGTAGAGATTAGTGAAGAAGTAGAAAAGGAACAGACGAATACGAAAAAGAAAGAAGGAGAAGAAGATAAATTAAACCGGATGCTGGCAGCCGTATTGGAGTATATTTCCGATGATGAAGTAGAAGAAATCGACATTGATTACATATTGGATCAGACAGAAGGACTACGCGACTGGTGGAATCAATACCGAGAGAAAAACCGCAAACGCATGGAGAAAGAAATAAAAGAGTCATTAGGGGAATTATCCCTTGAAGAATTGGAGAAGATACGGGAACAAATAAAGGCAAAGCAATAAAAAAAATGGTTTTCATCGTCACTGTTGAAAACCATTTTTTAATTTTTTTATTAAAAAAGCAGAAAAATGTGGATGTGAACAGCATTTTCCTTTGATAGAATAAGAGAATCGAATTGGTAGATACAATATTAAGAAATTCTTAAGAATTTTGCTTGGCAGATGTTAAGAATTTTTTTCTATGATAGAGACAGCGAAAGAGAGAGAAAGCAGGTGGTTTTAAGGTGGAGAATGTCAATGTGCTCGTGGTGGACGATGAAAAAGAAATAAGAGATGCTATTGAAATTTATCTTAAAAACGAAGGGATTACGGTATTAAAAGCAAGTGATGGAATAGAGGCATTGGAGATTTTAATGGGAGAAACAGTCCATTTAATTTTAATGGATATTATGATGCCAAATTTAGATGGAATTTCGGCTACTTATAAAATTCGCGAGCAAAAAAATATTCCGATTATTATGCTGACAGCCAAAAGCGAGGATACAGATAAAATATTGGGATTGCAAATAGGGGCAGATGATTATATCACAAAGCCATTTAATCCAATGGAGCTTGTTGCACGAGTGAAATCGCAGTTGCGAAGATATGTAACACTTGGCACCTTTGATGGTGTGAAGAAAAAAATAGACCTTCATGGATTAACATTAGACCAGGAGGCGAAAGAAGTTGCGGTAAATGGAGAAAGTGTAAAGCTGACTCCGATTGAATATAAAATTGTTGTTTTATTGATGAAAAATGCAGGCAGAGTATTCTCGATTGCAGAAATTTATGAAAGTGTTTGGAAAGAACCTGGATACAATGCCGAAAATACGGTAGCAGTACATATACGAAAAATACGTGAAAAAATTGAAGTGGATCCAAAAAATCCTCGCTTCTTAAAGGTGGTGTGGGGCATTGGCTACAAAATCGAGAAGTAAAGGCTTTTTTATTGTTTGGACACTGCTTATTACACTCGCGCTGAGTGGAATTGTATCTGTAGATATGTGGTTTAACCGTTATTTACACACGGATTTTTATCAAACATCGATATTTCAAGAAAGAATGCAATATTATAAGGATCTTCTAAGTGAAAATGAGTTATATTATGTTCCGATTGAAGAGGCAAAGAAAAAAATAACCGTATCAGCTAAAGAAATAAATGAATACCGTTATTATTATGGTGATTTAAATGAACAAATTCAAAACATAAAAAGTCAGTATGAAGAGCAAATTCAGACCGCTAAAGAAACAGGAAGCTCAGAAGCAGAACAGCTATATACAGAAGAAAGAGATAAGAAAATAGCTGATATTACGAAAAATTTCCAAAGTGATGAATACGTAGAAGATAAGATTAAGAAAGAAAAAGCAAGGCAATTAGATGAATACTATCAAGAATTACAGAATAGAGAATATGAGTATAAAGACTGGACTGATTCCTTCCTTTTTTATTTTGAAAATAACAAAACTGGAAAAATAGTAACAAATGTTGATCTTGCACCTGGCGAAACGATTGAGAGTAAGCTGAAACAGAAAAAAACAAAATTTCTTAGCGATATCCATATAGACCCAAAAGATGAGTGGGAACAGCATTATATTTCAATAAATTCTCCTTGGTATGAGTTTGGTGATTCCGATGATGTTGCTATAGAAGTGTCTATTCTAAATGACATCAAGAAGAATATCGGCAGCTTTGAAGGAGTTATTGCGGTTCCTGAAAATCTAAGTGCCAAAAGTATGCTGCATACAGACATGGATAATTATAAAACGCAACAAAAGCAAGTGATCTACTTTAGTGTTATTAGTATCATCAGCCTAGTTGCCAGCTGTATTCTCCTTTTAACAAAAAGAAGAAATTTAACACAATGGGAGTTCCCATTTTATAAGAAAATTCCTATTGATATTGGGATTATTTTTCTCCTTATAAGTATAGCTGTTGCCATTATAAGTGTATGGGGAGTAAATGATCAAATAGAATTAGCTTTATATAATGAGGGCTCCTTTTGGAAGGAAATTATATTATTTGGCTGTTTAGCTTGGCTGTTTATATCCTTGTCCTTTATCCAAATGTCTCTATTATATAAGGAAATAGTAAAAGGCGATAAATCAATTTGGACAAAAACATTTGTTGGAAAATGTGTTAAAACAATCGGAAAACCAATGCTGCTATTATTTTCAAGTAGAAGTCCAGTGACTAAATTAATCCTTTGTTTAATGATTGTTTTCGCGCTAGGATTTTGTTTAATGGCAGTGATTGTGGAACCATTTTTTGTGTTGTTCTTTCTTATTGCGGTCATAATTATCGGCATACCAGCCATCCATTATTTAGTGAAAAATGCAAAGTCTCTAGGTCAGTTAGTTCTATATACAAAGGAAATCAGGAGCGGTCGAAAAGTAAGTGACTTAGATATAAAAACATCTAGTGAACTTTCAGCATTAGCAGAGACAATCAATACACTAAAAAATGGCGTGATTTATTCCCAAAATGCTCAAGAAAAAAGCGAACGCCTAAAAACAGAGTTAATTACGAATGTCAGTCATGATTTGCGAACACCTTTAACATCAATCATCAATTACACGGAATTATTGAAGAAAAAAAATCTATCTGAGGAAGAAAAAGAGGGATATCTAGGTATTATCGATCGGAAATCCCAACGATTAAAAGTACTAATTGATGATTTATTCGAGGTTTCGAAAATGGTCAGCGGCAATGTGGAATTAAAGAAGGAAAAAATAGACTTAGTGCAGCTTTTACAGCAAGCGTTAGGTGAATATGATGAAACAATTAAAGCGACAACACTTGATTTTCGTGTAACCAATCAAGAACCGTCGATTTATGCAACTGTAGATGGTCAGAAGCTTTGGAGAGTATTTGATAATTTAATAGGCAATATTTTGAAATATTCTTTAGAGCATTCACGTGTCTATATTTCCATTAAACTAGAAAAAGACCAAGCTATTTTGCAGTTTAAAAATATATCTAAGTATGAGCTTGACGATAATCTTGATGAATTATATGAGCGTTTTAAACGAGGGGATACATCGAGGCATACAGAAGGATCAGGTCTAGGACTTGCGATTGCGAAATCAATCATAGATCTACACCAAGGCATGATGAAAATCGAGACAGATGGCGATCTATTTAAAGTTACGCTCGCATTAAATCTAAGCGATTTGTAGTGAAAAGAAGTATGAATAAAAAACAAGCACTCAAGCTGTATGCTTTAATATTTCCGATTACTCGCAATAAAAAGACAGCAACAAAAATAGTAATGGAAATGCTTCAGGCTGATGATAACCTAGGAGAGAAAGAATTAGCTCGCAAAGCAGTTAATAGAGCCATTGAAATGGTGAAAAAATAAATACGAAAAAATACTTTCTTTTCAACTAGAAAAGGAGGTATTTTTTCGTAGGAGAAATTTATGGTAAAATAATGGAAAGATTGCAAAAAATCGCAAAAAAAGAAGGGATGGGGGAAAGCAATTGACTCAAAATACACAACCGCAATATGCACCGCCTAAACATATTGTTTCGGCTGCTTCGATTGTCATCAATGAACAAAAGGAAATTTTATTAATCAAAGGACCCAAAAGAGGCTGGGAAATGCCAGGTGGCCAAGTGGAAGAGGGAGAGTCACTGAAAGCTGCTGCGATAAGAGAAACAAAAGAGGAATCAGGAATTGATATTGAAGTAATAAAATTTTGTGGAATCTTTCAGAATGTAAATGGTTCTATATGCAATACATTATTCTTAGCTAAACCGGTTGGCGGGGAATTTACTACATCACCAGAAAGTTTAGAAGTAGGATTTTTCCCTATTGAGGAAGCGCTCAACATGGTGAAATATAAGAATTTTAGACAAAGAATAGAATACTGTTTGGATGAGAAGCGACAACCTTTTTATGTAGGATTTTAATGTAGTAAAGAATCACAACAAAGACAAGAAAATAAGTGAGGGAAGAATGACAACTATTGGTCTTATAAGACACGGTATTACCGAATGGAATACACTGGGGAAAGCACAAGGGATTTCAAATATTCCATTAAATAGACTTGGAAAACAACAAGCAATGGCTATAGCAAATAGACTATAACAGGAAGAAAAATGGGATATTCTTATTACAAGTGACTTGTCTCGAGCAATAGAGACAGGAGAAATAATTGGACAAAAAATTAACTTACCCATAAGTCATATAGAAAAAAGAGTGCGCGAAATAGATTGTGGCAAAATAGAAGGGACAACGTTGGAAGAAAGGATTTCCAAATGGGGTAGCAATTGGAGTGAGCTAGATTAAAAATGGAGAAGTTTGAAGAGGTTGCAAAAAGAGGAGAGCAGTTTTTAGAGGAAATAATTTTGCGATACCCAGGAAAAAGGATATTAATCGTTAGTCATGGAGCTTTTATTGGACTGACCCTAAAACAGATACTTCCAGCAGTTTTTCAAGATACTTTTATAGAAAATACTTCACTAACTATTTTAAATAATATGAATGGAAGTTGGGACTGTACTTTGTATAATTGTACAAAGCATCTAAAATGATGTTTGTTAGTTAATTTTAACCGTATAAAAAAGTCTGTTTAGATAATTATGAGAGAAAGGCAGTGAATGATGAGCAGCTATAAAGCAGTTCTATTTGATTTAGATGATACTTTGCTTGATAGAGATAAAGCAGTAGAAAAGTTATTTTTCATTCTGTTAGAAAAGTGTTATGTAGATATTAGTGATTCCTTAAAAAGGGAAATGTTGTTAGAATTCAAAAAACAGGACAAGCAAAGCTACGGTCAAAAAGATAAAACAAAAGTTTTAGAATCATTTTTTGCTATGTTTCCACCAAAATACAGAATTCCACATAATGACATATTAGCTTTTTGGAATAAGCATTTTCCTTATTGTTTTTCTGTAAACCAAGCGAGAATAAATATAGTAAATAAGATAAAGAATCAAGCGAGGGTTGCAATTATCACAAATGGTACAATCCATAGACAAAAAGCAAAAATACAGAATACCAATTTACATAGCTATTTTGATCCAATTATTATTTCCGATGAAGTGGGGGTGAGTAAACCTGACAAACGTATATTTGAACTGGCTTTAAATATGCTGAATGTTCAGCCAGAGGAAGCATTATTCGTTGGGGATGACATAGAAATAGATATAAATGGTTGTCAAAATGCCCATATAAAAGGTGTATGGTTTAATCCTCGAAAGATCAAGAATCCTACCGAGATTATGCCATTTGCCGAAATTCATTCTTTTGATTGTTTATTAAATTATTTTTCATAAGATAATAATGTTTGTTTCAGAAAACAGAAGTAGACGTATCCTTCCATAAGGATTGGCACACATTTTTTAAATGTACCTGCTTGAAAATGTAAAAGGGCTGAACCATCCGGTATAGAAAAAAGGGGAATTATCCCTTTTTTCTTACAATAAATAACTATCTATTTACCTATAAAACAAACGCAAAATAAGCTTCTTCCTGCTCAGTATCCTCGAAATATTTAATGCCCATATACTGAAAACCAATTTTGCCGAGTACATCTAAGGAAGCCTTGTTCTCAATACTTGCAGAAGCAATTACTTTTTGGATATTCCCTTGCTCTTTTGCGAACGTTAAACAGGCAATGCCAGCTTCTGTAGCGTACCCTTTATTCCAATTAGCTTTGGAGAAATGGAAAATAAGTTCAGCTTGATCAACAGATTCTTCGATATTAAAGCCTGCTGCTCCAATAACTAGATTGGTTGTCAAATCAATAACGCCATAAACGGAAAGGCCAAAATCTTTTTGGCATTGCTGATAAAAGTCAATAACTTGAGGCAATAATGCAGAAGAAGTGCTGCCACCACAATATTTCATAACTTCTTCATTTCCCCAAAATTGTTCACATGCATCTATATCTTCTATTGTTAATAAACGAAAACCTAGTCGCTCACTTGCAAAAAGTAAATCCAATAAAAAAACTCCTTTAAAAAATTCTAGTGTTTATCTTAATCATTTTAGCGTATTTGTGCCAGTTTATGCAAAATTAAATTGCCTCAGACCGCACTAGTAGAGATATTGTAGACCGAAAAATAGGGGATCGTAAAAAGTCACAAGGATAACAAATTATATACAATTAGAAAGGTAGAATGGGTTCTTAATGGTTAGCAAGAGTCAAACTATTTGAGGAAATTAGATGGGAAAATCGCGGTTAGATCAGAAGGTTACAACAAACCATCAAGTGGGCGATAAACTTCCACTTGATGGAAGTTATAATATATTATGAAGTTTCATATTTACTAATAGAAGTTGTGATACTTTCAGCTAGTTGGGAACAGTCTCCTTCAAACATATGAAAAGTTAAAGAATGTAGTAAATGGTCGAATTGATCATGTGGAGATCCTTCATTGCTTATTTCGGTAGACCAATTAATTTTAGGGATGGAAATAACAAACGAATCAGTTGTTTTCATGATGTATAGTTTCGTATCTTTTAGTCCATGTTGGGCAATATCTTCTAATAAAGTAATCATTTCAACAACCTCCCCCTATTTTTATTTCCATTATACTCCTTTTTTTCGACGTAATTTTCCAAAAATAGAAAATTTAATAAAATTGTTAAAGGATTGTTATGTTTGAAATAAAAAGAGGGAGGATTATTTTGTTATTCTTATCGAGAAGAATTAATCATGATAATTTTTAACTCATTATAAGTATCTTATTGAAAAAATGGGATATTTTGAAAAAATGAAACGGTAAGAATTATCGTGAATAAAGAGCCAGCAGATGTTAATAAAACGATTTTGCGATTGTTTTGTTCTTTCGATGGCTTCAAAAGCTCATAAATTTGTATAGACCATACAGCTATTGCGGCTAATGCAATAATAAAGATAGCGGTACTATTCATATTTTTCACTCCTCAGGACAGTTTTTTATGATCTATCATTTGTAGAAGAGATGACTGTCTATTATAAAGCGTATTACTTTAAAATCAATTTTATCTTCACAAAAGTCATCTTCATCATATTCTACGGATTTGATAGAAAAATGGTTTCATTTTTTTAGTGCCATATTTTGCTATGGAGAAAACGCGAAAGTTGTAGAGAAGAGAAAGCACGAGAAATCAACTTTTGAAAAGGTTAATGTTTCAAACAATAGCAGACTGTTATATACTTATAGTTCATTATGTACGTTTTTTACCAGAATAAAAGGATAAGACTAACTAATGATACGTAATATATAAGAAAAATCGGAGTTGATTTTATGAGTAAAGCTAAGGCTAAAGGTAAAGGCGGTACAGGCAGAGGAACAGATAAAAAAGGCTGGAATCGTTGGCAGGCTAGTGCCAATAAAGCTAAGAGTAACAAACCCTATAAAAGCAAAGGGGTTAAGAATCGTAAAAATACAGAAAATACTAGCAATCCTGCTACAACCGAAAAAAAGAACTAATCTCCATATTTAGGATTTCTTACTGAATAGATAAAGTAGCGATGCTTCCTTTAGGAAGGATCGCTTTGTTTTATTCGCCAATGGTAAGTTTTCTTGTACAAGAAAACTTACCATTGGAATGTCATAACCATTTTGCTTTAATAATATGTTTGACAGATGGCATTTCAATAATTCCTTCTCCAGAAGTAAAATGTCCGCCAGAAGGTAATAAAATAAAAGGAATTTCAAGTTTATTTGCTAAGGAATTCGAGATTTGCCAATCGATGATTTTATCGGTTCTGGATGAAATAAAAAAGGATGCACCCAGTAAATGCTTGATTTTATCCAAATTTAATTCTTGCATATAGGGATCAAATTGTGGGAACGCTGCAATGGGTTCTGCAAATCCAGAAACAAAAATAGCCCCTTTAATTTGTACATTATGACGTAAAAGGTATCTTAAAAACGTAATACAGCCTAAACTGTGGCAAATAAAATAAACATTGTTCGGTTCTTTGATAGCTCTATCTAAATCAAGATCCCATTGCGTAACATTTGCAATTGTGGCATCTGTATAGTCCACTATTTGTATATGGAAGGAATTCTTAAATTCTTTTTTTATATCAGAAAGCCAATTTATTTTTGGTGATCCGCCATATCCATCAATCAAGTATAATTTATTCATTTAATCTTCTCCTAATACTACGATCTAGAGTAATAAAAAAATAACATAGCGTATTCCACCAGAAGATATTTATAATTTCAGTTCTCCCTTTTTGATCGTTAAAAAACGGTTATTCCAAATAGATTCATGATGGTCAATAATATTATCTGCATTTAAAATAGAGCCGTTAATGGTGCTATGAGTGTTTTGATAAAGGAGATTTTGCTGAAATCCCAAGCTATAGGCTGCTCTGATAGTAGTATCAAGACAAAACTCCGTTTGTGCACCAGCGAAAATAAGCTGTTCGATTGCCTTGCTTTTTAAATACTCTAAAAGTTCTGTTTTGTAGAATGCATCCCATTTTGATTTTTTAATTATCTTATCAGTAGTAGATAACAATAGATTTTGATGCAATTTCCAATCGTTCTTGCCCTCATAAAGCGCGGACTGCTCATTCGGATCTGTATGCTGAATAAAGATAACCTGAATATTTTTTTCATGTGCTTGCTTGATTAGTATATTGATGTTTTTTACTAGTTGAATTCTATCGTATAAATAGTTTTTGGGATGGTTAAAGAAAATTTCTTGCATGTCGATGATTATAAGAGCCTGTTTCATAAAATTCCACTTCCTGTTCGTTTCTTTTAAAGTATAGCAAATTGAAAAAGAGCTATACAAGGATATTTAAGATGGAAGCTATGGTTGCTTTGAAATTCATTCTTGTTTAAAAGTCAGAATTAATGAATATTTATATTGAACTTATGATAGATTCGTCTATAATTATAAGAACGAACATATATTCGCTGTAAGGAGGGAGTTAGGGTGAATACCTATATAGGTAGCGCACTAAATCAAATAGAAATAGCTTTAAAAACAACAATCGAAATGGTAGAGACTATAGAAGAGGCTGACCTACAGCAAAGGCCAGATGATAATAAGCGTTCAATAGGTGAGCTCTTAGAGCATATTGCCGTTATTTGTAAGGCTGATTTATTGATATCAAACGGTGCAACACAAAAAGAGATGGATGAATATTATTCGAGTGTTGCATTACTAAACATGCAGGATATAAAGAATGCTATTGCAGATAATTATAAAACATTAAAAGATATTTATATGAATCTCACAGAAATAGAATTACAAGAAAGGACTACATCATATTGGGGAGTAACCTATTCAAGGTACGAGTGGTTGTTAGAAATAGTCGCACATATCTATCATCATAGAGCTCAATTACATACACTACTTGTCTACTGCTGTGGAAAAGACTTAAATATCTCATTATTTGAATAAGGAACTTCCATAGATACATACATTTTTAATTAATAGGGAGGATAAAAGATGCCATACTGCAAAGTGAAAAATGCAAACATATATTATGAAGAAATAGGCGCAGGAATTCCCATTATCATGCTACATGGATTTACGCCAGATCATAGACTCATGAGTGGTTGTATGGAGCCTGTTTTTAAAGAGAACGACGGTTGGAAACGGATATATTTGGATTTACCTGGTATGGGGAAAACTATGGATTATGACTTAATCAGTAATTCTGATGAGATGTTAAAAGCCGTTGCAAGCTTTATAGATACAAAGATTTCCAATCAACCATTTCTGATTATATAGGAGAATCCTATGGCGGCTACTTAACTAGAGGAATCATCAAGCTCTATAAAGAGCAAATATTAGGCGCTGGATTCATTTGCCCGATGATTTTACCAGATAAAGAAAAGAGGACACTCCCAGAACACACGATTGTTTATGCCGATAATGAATTTTTATCCAACTTAGTAGAAGAAGAACGTAATGATTTCAAATCCAATCAAGTAGTTTTAGATGAATACAATTGGAAACGATACAAGCAGGAAATTTTATCAGGATGCAATATTGCTGACACAGCATTTTTGGATAAAATTCAAAAGAACTACGGGTTTTCTTTTGCGATCGATGATGTTCTATTTCAGAAACCAACTGTCTTTTTACTAGGAAAACAAGATTCTGTAGTCGGATATCAAGATGCGTTTGCGATTCTAGGGAATTATCCCAGAGCAACATTTGCCATTTTAGATCGAGCGGGGCATAACTTGCAGATTGAACAGACAAAGTTATTTACTGCGCATATGAATGAGTGGTTAGATAGGGTTGAAGAAGAGATGTAGGAAAAAGTAGTTTGATAGATTGGGATCAAAGGGGAGTAAAAGAGCAGTTATATTTTGCAAATTAATGTAAAATATAACTGCTTTTTTGGATGATTTAACTATTTTTCAGGGTAGAAATATACCCTGATTGAAAAAAAGTAGAAACGGGTAGAAAATAGATAATTATAAAAAAATCAAAAGGAAGAAATCTGTAGTAAAATGATTCATCTAAAGTGTACCACTCTTTAGAATATGACATATAATTTATGAAAAAGGTGATTTGTATAAAACATTTTTGGAAGCCATTCACATTTTTTGTGACAGTAAGCCTCTTTATTATATTTTTCCGATACACCGATATTTTTCAGGCGATTCGTGAAGGGGAGTTAAATTCGGTCACATCTGTATTTAAAGAGAATATTTCTTATGCACTTATTGTCAGTTTATTCCTTATGATTATCCAAAATAGCTTTACCGTTATTCCTTTAATTTTAGTAATTACCCTCAATTTTTACTCATTTGGCTTCATCTATGGCTTTTTATGGAGTTGGTTTTCTAGCATTATAGCCGCAATCATTATCTTTTTAGCCATTCGTTTTTGGTTCCAAGATTTCGTGATTAGAAAGGTGCAAAATCACCAAGAAATGTTAGATAAAATCGAACAAAAAGGAATGCGCTATGTGTTCTATGGAAGGGTTTTTCCGTTCTTTCCGACAAGTATTTTAAATATCATTGCTGGTGTAAGCAAAATATCGATACGACCTTTTACCATTGGCACAGCAATAGGCAATTTCTTTTACTTCTTTATCCTTGCGTTAATTCCTTATGGTGTTTTCTCTACAGATATTAATCCATTAGCATTAATCGTAATTATTTTATTGATAACAGGAATTTTTTATTATTTCAGCAAAAAGAAACCTTCCGTTATGGAAAGGGTAAAGGAAATAAGGAAAAGAGCATAAATTAATTTATTCCGAAAGGTAGATTACTACTTTTCGGCTTTTAATATGAAAAAAATATGAAACTATTTCCAATTATCCTACGTATATAAAATAGAATAGCTAGTGAGGGAGGAATACAGTATGTTTGGAATTATAATGTTGGTATTTGTGGCAATTATCGTGGCTCAAATTTTTTCTCGCAAAGAAAAGACAAACAATATAAATAGCCATAATTATCAGCCTTTTCAAGGAGAAATAGGAGATAGCTCACAAGCGTCTATCTTTGATGGAGGAAATGACTGCGGATCTTCCTTTGATAGTGGAGGAAGCTGTGGTGGAGAATAGGAATAATATCGCTGGAATTTTCTATTTATAAAGAAAAATCGAAACTTTTATACGATATCAATCGTCCAATAATAAAGAGGAATGAAAGGGGACAAAAAAGATCGCATGTTTATGGTGGTAACAATAATTGCTTTTATTTTTGCCTGTATTTGGGTTCTAATGGATACGATTTATTTTTCCAAACCACCAAAACCTGAGGTATTATGGAAGAATAATAGAATTCCGACAACAATTGGCTCAAATTGCTGGCAAGGTTCATTAAAAGGATCTTGTGTTGATTATGTCTATGCATCTCCTTGGGATATGGGGTTACAAAATGGTTCTGTCAAAGTGGAACCGAATTCAACTATTACCATCG of Niallia circulans contains these proteins:
- a CDS encoding isochorismatase family protein, whose translation is MKQALIIIDMQEIFFNHPKNYLYDRIQLVKNINILIKQAHEKNIQVIFIQHTDPNEQSALYEGKNDWKLHQNLLLSTTDKIIKKSKWDAFYKTELLEYLKSKAIEQLIFAGAQTEFCLDTTIRAAYSLGFQQNLLYQNTHSTINGSILNADNIIDHHESIWNNRFLTIKKGELKL
- a CDS encoding DinB family protein; the encoded protein is MNTYIGSALNQIEIALKTTIEMVETIEEADLQQRPDDNKRSIGELLEHIAVICKADLLISNGATQKEMDEYYSSVALLNMQDIKNAIADNYKTLKDIYMNLTEIELQERTTSYWGVTYSRYEWLLEIVAHIYHHRAQLHTLLVYCCGKDLNISLFE
- a CDS encoding TVP38/TMEM64 family protein produces the protein MKKVICIKHFWKPFTFFVTVSLFIIFFRYTDIFQAIREGELNSVTSVFKENISYALIVSLFLMIIQNSFTVIPLILVITLNFYSFGFIYGFLWSWFSSIIAAIIIFLAIRFWFQDFVIRKVQNHQEMLDKIEQKGMRYVFYGRVFPFFPTSILNIIAGVSKISIRPFTIGTAIGNFFYFFILALIPYGVFSTDINPLALIVIILLITGIFYYFSKKKPSVMERVKEIRKRA